Proteins from a single region of Candidatus Polarisedimenticolia bacterium:
- a CDS encoding glycosyltransferase family 39 protein: protein MNRAILSRWLLGADAMLQRAGAWRIALLVGIAALALRLARLAVHPAVPDGDERTYMALAGSLARHGRFSVDALGPLEDHFGPLYPLLQAAIILLGASSLHAGLAVSLLAGSLAPPLVYLLALRQWKQPAAAAAAGLAAVVHPGMIGASRMIYTEALTSALLLLAVLSVFSRRRPGFLCGFALGLAALTRRESAFLVPFFMAALWANRTEPGPPPRWREPLRLLLIFLLVFAPYLVYLRLASGHWTMSAKANYAWIVGRLMEERPDEEITVQRIHDLEKQYPTPLHWFLDRPLQTFKGLVQSALLHLGLVFFGAGAWPIGIVALLGLARALLHRSMKLWPPSPLLIPFVLVLFWALAGPTLRYSRALGPFVCGLVAGLPARNGRADEGLKTSP, encoded by the coding sequence ATGAATCGCGCGATCTTGTCGCGATGGCTGCTCGGCGCCGACGCGATGCTTCAGCGCGCCGGGGCTTGGCGCATTGCCCTGCTGGTGGGAATCGCGGCCCTGGCACTGCGCCTCGCCCGCCTCGCCGTTCATCCCGCCGTGCCCGACGGGGACGAGCGCACCTACATGGCGCTGGCCGGGAGCCTGGCACGCCATGGAAGATTCAGCGTCGATGCGCTCGGTCCCCTCGAGGACCACTTCGGCCCGCTCTACCCGTTGCTACAGGCAGCGATCATCCTGCTGGGCGCATCGAGCCTGCACGCGGGGCTGGCGGTTTCGCTCCTCGCGGGGAGCCTCGCTCCTCCTCTCGTCTACCTGCTCGCCCTCCGGCAATGGAAGCAACCGGCGGCGGCCGCAGCGGCAGGCCTCGCGGCGGTCGTTCATCCGGGCATGATCGGCGCTTCCCGCATGATCTACACCGAGGCTCTCACCTCGGCGCTCCTGCTGCTCGCGGTGCTGTCGGTTTTCTCCCGCCGCCGGCCGGGGTTTCTCTGCGGCTTCGCCCTCGGCCTGGCCGCGCTCACGCGACGAGAGTCGGCATTCCTCGTGCCCTTCTTCATGGCGGCGTTGTGGGCGAACCGTACCGAGCCGGGGCCGCCCCCGCGATGGCGCGAGCCGCTTCGCCTCCTGCTCATCTTCCTTCTGGTCTTCGCGCCCTACCTGGTCTATTTGAGGCTCGCTTCGGGACACTGGACCATGAGCGCCAAGGCAAACTACGCATGGATCGTGGGGCGGCTCATGGAGGAGCGGCCGGACGAAGAGATCACGGTCCAGAGAATCCACGATCTCGAGAAGCAATACCCTACTCCTCTCCATTGGTTTCTCGACCGGCCGCTTCAGACGTTCAAGGGATTGGTCCAATCGGCCCTGCTTCATCTGGGTCTCGTGTTCTTTGGAGCGGGCGCCTGGCCCATCGGGATCGTGGCCCTGCTCGGATTGGCCCGCGCGCTTCTGCACCGCAGCATGAAGCTCTGGCCGCCCTCCCCCCTGCTCATCCCCTTCGTTCTGGTGCTGTTCTGGGCACTGGCCGGTCCGACCCTGCGATATTCGAGGGCGCTCGGTCCATTCGTCTGTGGGCTCGTCGCAGGCCTCCCGGCCAGGAATGGCCGGGCGGATGAAGGTTTGAAAACTTCTCCATAA
- a CDS encoding dihydrolipoamide acetyltransferase family protein: MKVDVIMPQMGESIQEGTVVKWLKKPGDKVKRDEPILEISTDKVDAEIPSPAAGVLSEIKINEGKTVEIKTVLGTIETEGTAAAGAQPPKAEAQQAAEAPPKAEAQADGAPSAKSRPSGDGKGDGKEAPAAAKERKEEKRAAPEESEEEEEETPREGQAESPRPAPSAAPLRAVQGSREERLRTRSSPLVRRIAQEHNLDISSMSGSGISGRVTKKDILAAMESGGAAAAAPAAARPAPSIAFKSGERTKVEPLSVMRRKIAEHMVASKRTSAHVHSYFEVDYTAVDRIRKEKKDEFLDRHGVKLTYLPFILLATVEALKAFPVLNASMDGENLIYKKDINLGVAVALDWGLIVPVIKNAEERNLAGLAKATVDLAERARAKKLQPDEVQGGTFTITNPGVFGSLFGAPIINQPQLAILGVGTIEKRLKVTQDDAIAVRTMGYLSIGFDHRIIDGAVADQFVSHIKKTLESFDPRLV, translated from the coding sequence ATGAAAGTTGATGTAATCATGCCCCAGATGGGGGAGAGCATTCAGGAGGGGACGGTCGTCAAGTGGCTGAAGAAGCCGGGCGACAAAGTGAAGCGGGACGAGCCGATCCTGGAGATCTCCACCGACAAGGTGGATGCGGAGATCCCCTCCCCCGCGGCCGGCGTCCTATCGGAAATCAAGATCAACGAGGGCAAGACAGTCGAAATCAAGACGGTCCTCGGGACGATCGAAACGGAGGGCACCGCGGCGGCGGGCGCTCAGCCTCCAAAGGCCGAAGCGCAGCAGGCCGCGGAGGCTCCGCCGAAGGCCGAAGCGCAGGCTGATGGAGCGCCGTCGGCCAAGAGCCGGCCGTCCGGCGACGGGAAGGGCGACGGCAAGGAAGCTCCTGCAGCCGCGAAAGAGCGCAAAGAAGAAAAGCGCGCGGCACCGGAGGAATCCGAGGAGGAGGAAGAAGAGACTCCGCGGGAAGGCCAGGCCGAATCGCCTCGTCCGGCCCCCTCGGCCGCCCCCCTCCGCGCCGTGCAGGGAAGCCGCGAGGAGAGGCTGCGTACCCGTTCCTCCCCTCTGGTGCGCCGCATCGCCCAGGAGCACAACCTCGACATCTCGTCGATGTCGGGAAGCGGCATTTCGGGCCGGGTCACGAAGAAGGACATCCTGGCCGCCATGGAATCGGGCGGCGCCGCTGCGGCCGCCCCGGCCGCCGCGCGCCCCGCGCCTTCGATCGCCTTCAAGTCGGGAGAGCGCACCAAGGTCGAGCCTCTGTCGGTGATGCGCCGCAAGATCGCCGAGCACATGGTGGCGAGCAAGCGGACCTCCGCCCACGTCCATTCCTACTTCGAGGTCGATTACACGGCGGTGGATCGCATCCGCAAGGAGAAGAAAGACGAGTTCCTGGATCGGCACGGCGTCAAGCTGACCTATCTTCCCTTCATCCTTCTCGCCACCGTCGAGGCCCTCAAGGCCTTCCCGGTCCTGAACGCCTCGATGGACGGCGAGAACCTGATCTACAAGAAGGACATCAACCTTGGCGTGGCGGTCGCTCTGGATTGGGGGCTGATCGTGCCGGTCATCAAGAACGCCGAGGAGCGCAACCTGGCGGGGCTCGCGAAGGCGACGGTGGACCTGGCGGAGCGGGCGCGCGCCAAAAAGCTGCAGCCCGACGAGGTCCAGGGCGGCACCTTCACCATCACCAACCCCGGCGTCTTCGGCAGCCTGTTCGGCGCCCCGATCATCAATCAGCCGCAGCTCGCGATCCTCGGCGTGGGGACGATCGAGAAGCGCCTGAAGGTGACGCAGGACGACGCCATCGCCGTGCGCACGATGGGGTATCTGTCGATTGGCTTCGATCACCGAATCATCGACGGCGCGGTCGCCGACCAGTTCGTCTCCCACATCAAGAAGACGCTGGAAAGCTTCGACCCGCGCCTGGTTTGA
- a CDS encoding zinc-binding dehydrogenase yields the protein MRAIRIHEHGGYEKLLLEEIASPPMRADEARVRIHAAGLNHLDLWVRRGIPGVKYPLPLTPGCDGAGVILEVGEAVRGFRAGEKVVLAPGLSCGMCEACAAGSDNLCREFGILGEHRDGTCAEEIVVPARNLIRIPEGLSFEQAAAIPLVFLTAWQMVVDKAKVVPGETVVVLGAGSGVGSAAIQIAKLHGAHVLAVSTGEEKLAKAKTLGADEGIDLSRAELKDEVKRLTSRRGADVVIEHVGKATWDQSLLSLTWGGRLVTCGATTGAEVSLNLRHLFFKNLSILGSTMGSRSRLFTIFRHVESGRLKPVVDRVMPLTEARRAHELLEEHQIFGKIVLSPRP from the coding sequence TTGCGCGCCATCCGGATCCACGAGCACGGCGGATACGAGAAGCTTCTTCTCGAAGAAATTGCCTCGCCTCCCATGCGCGCCGATGAAGCGCGGGTGCGCATCCATGCCGCCGGGCTGAATCATCTCGACCTGTGGGTGCGCCGTGGGATTCCCGGCGTGAAGTATCCGCTGCCGCTCACGCCCGGCTGCGACGGCGCGGGGGTGATCCTGGAGGTGGGCGAAGCGGTGCGCGGCTTCCGCGCGGGCGAGAAGGTAGTCCTGGCGCCGGGCCTGTCCTGCGGGATGTGCGAGGCGTGCGCTGCCGGCAGCGACAACCTGTGCCGCGAGTTCGGCATCCTGGGCGAGCACCGCGACGGGACTTGTGCCGAGGAGATCGTCGTGCCTGCCCGCAACCTGATCCGGATTCCCGAGGGGCTCTCCTTCGAGCAGGCGGCGGCGATTCCCCTGGTCTTCCTGACCGCCTGGCAGATGGTCGTCGACAAGGCGAAGGTGGTACCGGGCGAGACGGTCGTGGTCCTGGGTGCGGGAAGCGGCGTCGGGTCGGCAGCCATCCAGATCGCCAAGCTGCACGGCGCGCACGTCCTGGCGGTTTCCACCGGCGAAGAGAAGCTCGCCAAGGCCAAAACGCTGGGTGCCGACGAGGGAATCGACCTGTCGCGCGCCGAGCTGAAGGACGAAGTGAAGCGCCTGACCTCGCGGCGCGGCGCCGACGTCGTCATCGAGCACGTCGGCAAGGCGACCTGGGATCAGAGCCTGCTCAGCCTGACCTGGGGAGGACGGCTGGTCACCTGCGGCGCCACCACGGGCGCCGAGGTCTCCCTGAATCTCAGGCATCTCTTTTTCAAGAACCTGTCGATACTCGGCTCCACGATGGGGAGCCGCTCGCGTCTGTTCACCATCTTCCGGCACGTGGAATCCGGGCGCTTGAAGCCCGTGGTGGACCGGGTCATGCCGCTCACCGAGGCGCGCCGTGCGCACGAGCTGTTGGAGGAGCACCAAATCTTCGGCAAGATCGTCCTGTCTCCCCGGCCTTAG
- the lipA gene encoding lipoyl synthase gives MSEVEGAAKRPPTRRRFVAPEPPPGAARSPKPAWLKIRIRTNENYQSVRRTMGSLSLHTVCEEAHCPNIYECWGEKTATFMILGDVCTRRCGFCAVMTGTPGRVDPLEPAHLAEAVEKMGLAHAVITSVDRDDLPDGGAAHFAAVIGAIRARVPGCAVEVLTPDFRGAPGALDIVLSAAPEVFAHNIETVPRLYRTVRPGSIYAHSLELLRRAKSAGAALTKSGFMLGLGETRPEIGEVLADLRAAGVDIVTIGQYLQPTTGHLPVERYVPPAEFEEIREEAAPLGFRHVEAGPLVRSSYHASRQAKASRHDEAAP, from the coding sequence ATGTCGGAGGTTGAGGGCGCCGCCAAGCGCCCGCCCACGCGGCGCCGCTTCGTGGCCCCGGAGCCGCCCCCGGGGGCGGCGCGCTCTCCCAAGCCCGCCTGGCTGAAGATCCGCATCCGGACCAACGAGAATTACCAGAGCGTGCGGCGCACCATGGGCTCGCTGAGCCTGCACACGGTGTGCGAGGAAGCGCATTGCCCCAACATCTATGAATGCTGGGGCGAGAAGACGGCCACCTTCATGATCCTGGGCGACGTCTGCACCCGCCGCTGCGGCTTCTGCGCCGTGATGACCGGGACGCCCGGCCGCGTCGATCCCCTTGAGCCGGCGCACCTGGCGGAGGCGGTGGAGAAGATGGGGCTGGCTCATGCCGTGATCACCTCGGTGGACCGGGACGACCTCCCGGATGGCGGCGCGGCCCATTTCGCCGCGGTCATCGGCGCCATTCGCGCGCGTGTCCCGGGCTGCGCGGTCGAGGTCCTCACCCCCGATTTCCGCGGTGCTCCCGGGGCGCTCGACATCGTGCTGTCGGCCGCTCCCGAGGTCTTCGCGCACAACATCGAGACGGTGCCGCGCCTCTATCGGACGGTGCGCCCCGGATCGATCTACGCCCATTCCCTGGAGCTCCTGCGGCGCGCCAAGAGCGCCGGCGCCGCGCTCACCAAGTCGGGCTTCATGCTGGGCCTCGGCGAGACACGGCCGGAGATCGGCGAAGTGCTCGCCGATCTGCGGGCCGCGGGCGTCGACATCGTGACCATCGGACAGTACCTGCAGCCCACGACCGGACACCTCCCGGTGGAGCGTTACGTACCGCCGGCGGAATTCGAGGAGATCCGCGAGGAAGCCGCGCCGCTCGGGTTCCGCCACGTGGAGGCCGGCCCCCTGGTGCGCTCCTCGTACCATGCGTCGCGCCAGGCCAAGGCTTCGCGCCACGACGAGGCGGCGCCGTGA
- a CDS encoding enoyl-CoA hydratase-related protein — MAFINIGFSVQDRIATVTIDRPDVRNAVDESTAVEIERALQEAEDSRDVAVLVFTGGGEKVFVSGADLKDLHHRRARQVLEACLNRLFSRIDGFTKPTIAAMNGHALGGGMEMALACDFRIAVAGAKLGFPEVGLGILPGAGGTQRLPRLVGLGRAKELILTGDPVDAERALELGLVHKVVPREELAAATRELAEKLASRAPVALRLAKAALNLSARVPLDSGLAFEVLSQTVLFETKDKKEGVSAFLEKRKPRFQGE; from the coding sequence GTGGCTTTCATCAACATCGGCTTTTCCGTGCAGGACCGCATCGCCACCGTCACCATCGATCGTCCCGATGTGCGCAACGCCGTGGACGAATCGACCGCCGTCGAGATCGAGAGGGCGCTCCAGGAAGCGGAGGACAGCCGCGACGTGGCGGTCCTCGTTTTCACCGGCGGCGGAGAGAAGGTCTTCGTCTCCGGCGCCGACCTCAAGGACCTGCACCATCGCCGCGCCCGCCAGGTGCTGGAAGCCTGCCTGAACCGCCTCTTCTCGCGCATCGACGGCTTCACGAAGCCCACCATCGCCGCGATGAACGGTCATGCGCTGGGCGGCGGGATGGAGATGGCGCTGGCCTGCGATTTTCGCATCGCCGTCGCGGGAGCGAAGCTCGGCTTTCCCGAGGTCGGTCTGGGGATCCTGCCGGGAGCAGGCGGAACGCAGCGTCTGCCAAGGCTGGTGGGGCTCGGTCGCGCCAAGGAGCTGATCCTCACCGGCGACCCGGTCGACGCGGAGCGCGCTCTCGAGCTTGGCCTCGTGCACAAGGTCGTGCCGCGCGAGGAGCTCGCTGCGGCCACCCGGGAGCTGGCCGAGAAGCTCGCCTCGCGCGCCCCCGTCGCCCTGCGTCTCGCCAAGGCAGCGCTCAACCTCTCGGCCCGGGTGCCGCTCGACTCCGGCCTCGCCTTCGAGGTCCTCTCTCAGACCGTCCTGTTCGAGACCAAGGACAAGAAGGAAGGAGTCAGCGCCTTCCTGGAGAAGCGCAAGCCGCGCTTCCAGGGGGAATGA
- a CDS encoding thiamine pyrophosphate-dependent dehydrogenase E1 component subunit alpha has product MSKAARKESRRKQPPGARTAPEARPAKGLSPDKQLDIYYYLKLNRMVEERLSALYRQGKVQGGLYGSKGQEAISVGSAYALAPQDVLAPMIRNLGAMLVRGVKPVEFFLQYMQKEGSPCKGRDTSLHFGGIDRGFVPPISPLGTLVPVLTGVALAGRMLGRKLVAMTYIGDGATSTGDFHEGMGIASVMRLPLVVIIENNRWAYSTPVAAQSLLTDLAEKARAYGIPQGVVDGNDVLAVHEATESALDLARQGKGPVLLEAKTMRMRGHSEHDDAWYVPEEERRFWEKRDPIALYEKRLVDQEVATPEELAAIVERCTSEIDRDLAVAEAAPSPRPESCIEDIYAPLADPGSEEAAPKTPASARRS; this is encoded by the coding sequence ATGTCCAAAGCCGCCCGCAAGGAATCGCGACGCAAGCAGCCGCCCGGCGCGCGCACCGCGCCCGAGGCGAGGCCCGCCAAGGGCCTCTCCCCCGACAAGCAGCTGGACATCTATTACTACCTGAAGCTCAACCGCATGGTGGAGGAGCGCCTCTCCGCGCTGTACCGTCAGGGAAAGGTGCAGGGAGGGCTCTACGGCAGCAAGGGACAGGAGGCGATCTCGGTCGGCTCAGCCTACGCTCTGGCGCCCCAGGACGTGCTGGCTCCGATGATTCGCAACCTCGGCGCCATGCTGGTGCGCGGCGTCAAGCCGGTGGAGTTCTTCCTGCAGTACATGCAGAAAGAAGGCAGTCCCTGCAAGGGACGCGACACGTCGCTGCATTTCGGCGGCATCGACCGCGGCTTCGTGCCTCCCATCAGCCCTCTGGGGACCCTGGTGCCGGTGCTCACCGGCGTGGCGCTCGCGGGGCGGATGTTGGGCCGCAAGCTGGTGGCGATGACCTACATCGGCGACGGCGCCACCAGCACGGGCGATTTTCACGAGGGCATGGGAATCGCCTCGGTCATGCGCCTGCCTCTCGTCGTGATCATCGAGAACAACCGCTGGGCCTACTCCACCCCCGTCGCCGCCCAGTCGCTCCTGACCGATCTCGCCGAGAAGGCCCGTGCTTACGGCATTCCCCAGGGAGTAGTCGACGGCAACGACGTCCTGGCGGTGCACGAGGCGACGGAGAGCGCCTTGGATCTGGCGCGCCAGGGCAAAGGGCCGGTGCTCCTGGAAGCCAAGACGATGCGCATGCGCGGCCATTCGGAGCACGACGACGCCTGGTACGTCCCCGAGGAGGAGCGCCGCTTCTGGGAGAAGCGCGATCCGATCGCGCTGTACGAGAAGCGCCTGGTGGACCAGGAAGTCGCGACGCCCGAGGAGCTGGCTGCCATCGTGGAGCGCTGCACCTCGGAGATCGATCGCGACCTTGCCGTCGCCGAGGCGGCCCCCTCCCCGCGTCCCGAGTCGTGCATCGAGGACATCTACGCGCCGCTGGCCGACCCGGGCTCCGAGGAAGCGGCGCCCAAGACACCCGCCTCGGCGAGGAGGAGCTGA
- the lipB gene encoding lipoyl(octanoyl) transferase LipB, whose translation MHPVLIIGTPEKQASGAVRPLAVRWLGTVPYAEGVLLQEDLVRARQQGKAPDTLLLLEHPPVVTLGRSADPAHLRFPEDELRRQGVEIFEAGRGGDVTFHGPGQLVGYPILLLPPPLRDLHGMLRRVETALIAVAADFGIEARREEGLTGVWVGRAKLAAIGMRVSRWVTSHGFALNVAEDLKGFDLIVPCGIRDRGVTSLSRLLGRPVSPQEVIPSVASHFGRAFGLAAAEVQHVGG comes from the coding sequence ATGCATCCCGTTCTAATCATCGGCACTCCGGAAAAGCAAGCCTCGGGCGCGGTGCGCCCGCTGGCGGTCCGCTGGCTGGGGACGGTCCCCTATGCGGAGGGGGTCCTCCTGCAGGAAGACCTGGTGCGCGCCCGGCAGCAGGGCAAGGCTCCCGACACGCTCCTGCTGCTCGAGCATCCTCCCGTGGTGACCCTGGGGCGCAGCGCCGATCCGGCACACCTGCGCTTTCCGGAGGACGAGCTGCGCCGCCAGGGCGTGGAGATCTTCGAGGCGGGGCGCGGCGGCGACGTCACCTTCCACGGCCCAGGGCAGCTCGTGGGCTACCCGATCCTGCTCCTCCCTCCCCCGCTGCGCGACCTGCACGGCATGCTGCGGCGGGTAGAGACGGCCCTCATTGCCGTGGCGGCCGACTTCGGCATCGAGGCGCGCCGCGAGGAGGGGCTGACCGGGGTCTGGGTGGGGCGCGCCAAGCTGGCGGCGATCGGCATGCGCGTCTCCCGCTGGGTCACCTCGCACGGCTTCGCCCTGAACGTTGCCGAGGACCTGAAGGGCTTCGATCTGATCGTCCCGTGCGGCATCCGCGATCGCGGCGTCACGTCGCTCTCGCGCCTGCTCGGCCGGCCGGTGAGCCCGCAGGAGGTGATCCCGTCGGTGGCCTCCCATTTCGGCCGCGCCTTCGGTCTGGCGGCGGCAGAGGTCCAGCATGTCGGAGGTTGA
- a CDS encoding alpha-ketoacid dehydrogenase subunit beta → MAEPITYLEAIRQGLWEEMERDRRVFMLGEDIGVYGGAFKVTKGFLEKFGKERIIDTPIAESGIVGAAIGASLMGLRPVAEMQFIDFIACAFNQITNFAAKSRWRYGAGVPIVIRGPAGGGVRGGPFHSQNPEMYFVHTPGLKVVAPGTTYDAKGMIKAAVRDEDPVIYLEHKYLYRLPRIKEVLPEEDYTVPIGKAAVRREGTDISLITYGSMQLHCLDAAEALDKEGVSAEVIDLRTLLPLDADAIEATAKKTGKVLIVHEDTRTGGIAGEVTSLINERAFEYLDGPVLRVTSPDAPVPYSAALEDFFLPNTQKVMDAARKLAAY, encoded by the coding sequence ATGGCCGAGCCGATCACCTATCTCGAGGCGATCCGCCAGGGGCTGTGGGAGGAGATGGAGCGCGACCGCCGCGTCTTCATGTTGGGAGAGGACATCGGTGTCTATGGCGGCGCCTTCAAGGTCACCAAGGGCTTCCTCGAGAAGTTCGGCAAGGAGCGGATCATCGACACGCCGATTGCCGAGTCGGGGATCGTCGGAGCGGCCATCGGCGCCTCGCTCATGGGGCTGCGCCCCGTCGCCGAGATGCAGTTCATCGACTTCATCGCCTGCGCCTTCAACCAGATCACCAACTTCGCCGCCAAGAGCCGCTGGCGCTACGGGGCCGGCGTGCCGATCGTCATTCGCGGCCCCGCGGGGGGCGGCGTGCGCGGCGGACCGTTCCATTCGCAGAATCCCGAGATGTACTTCGTCCACACCCCGGGCCTGAAGGTGGTCGCGCCGGGGACGACCTACGACGCGAAGGGCATGATCAAGGCGGCGGTGCGCGACGAGGATCCGGTCATCTACCTGGAGCACAAGTACCTCTACCGGCTGCCGCGCATCAAGGAAGTCCTTCCGGAGGAGGACTACACTGTCCCGATCGGCAAGGCGGCGGTGCGTCGCGAAGGGACGGACATCTCCCTGATCACCTACGGCTCGATGCAGCTGCACTGCCTGGACGCCGCCGAGGCGCTCGACAAGGAAGGAGTGAGCGCGGAGGTGATTGACCTGCGGACGCTGCTGCCCCTGGATGCCGATGCCATCGAAGCGACTGCGAAAAAGACGGGGAAGGTGCTGATCGTCCACGAGGACACCAGGACGGGGGGAATTGCCGGTGAGGTTACATCGTTGATCAACGAGCGGGCCTTCGAGTATTTGGACGGACCAGTTCTCCGTGTAACCTCCCCTGATGCGCCGGTTCCCTATAGTGCGGCACTTGAGGATTTCTTTCTGCCAAACACTCAGAAGGTGATGGACGCTGCTCGAAAACTGGCAGCCTATTAG
- the lpdA gene encoding dihydrolipoyl dehydrogenase, whose protein sequence is MPAESGGRFDLVVIGAGPGGYTGAIRAAQLGLKAALIERDSALGGTCLLRGCIPTKALLQSAALHHSLRQAGEFGFKIGDVLIDFSAIQKRKAGVVERLSKGVAFLMKKNKIEVFEGTGRIEAPGRVSVSSRSGKTQILEAKNILLATGSEAKGLPGIEPDGKKILTSDHILEIGSVPKSLIILGAGAVGVEFASIYSSFMTQVTLIELLPRLVPAEDEDVSKELERCFRKRGIATRTGAKVSKAVPSSKGVEVTIEPGGGGKTESITADMLLLGVGRKPKSDGLGLEKTKVAVEKGFVKVDDSYRTAEPGVWAIGDLVGKAPLAHVASHEAVAAVERMAGQEPHPLNYDQIPWCTYCDPEIARIGLTEKQAVERGHAVKNGKFPFSALGRAQILGETEGFVKIVTDQKYGEVLGVHIIGPKATELVAEGAALLRLEATTEEIIATIHAHPTLSEAMGEAALDVLGRTLNR, encoded by the coding sequence ATGCCGGCGGAAAGCGGCGGTCGGTTCGACTTGGTGGTCATCGGTGCGGGTCCCGGCGGATACACCGGGGCGATCCGCGCCGCGCAGCTGGGGCTCAAGGCCGCCCTGATCGAGCGCGACTCCGCTCTCGGCGGGACCTGCCTCCTGCGCGGCTGCATCCCCACCAAGGCCCTCCTGCAGAGCGCCGCCTTGCACCACAGCCTGCGGCAGGCCGGAGAGTTCGGCTTCAAAATCGGCGACGTGCTGATCGACTTCTCCGCCATCCAGAAGCGCAAAGCCGGGGTGGTCGAGCGTCTGTCAAAGGGCGTCGCCTTCCTGATGAAGAAGAACAAAATCGAGGTCTTCGAGGGAACGGGGCGCATCGAAGCCCCGGGGCGCGTCTCGGTGAGCTCCCGATCGGGCAAGACGCAGATCCTCGAGGCGAAGAACATCCTGCTGGCCACCGGCTCCGAGGCCAAAGGGCTTCCGGGAATCGAGCCCGACGGCAAGAAGATCCTGACCTCCGACCACATCCTCGAAATCGGCTCCGTCCCCAAGTCGCTGATCATCCTCGGGGCCGGGGCCGTGGGCGTCGAGTTCGCCTCCATCTATTCTTCTTTCATGACGCAGGTGACGCTGATCGAGCTGCTGCCGCGCCTCGTCCCGGCGGAGGACGAGGACGTCTCCAAGGAGCTCGAGCGCTGCTTCCGGAAGCGCGGCATCGCCACGCGCACCGGCGCCAAGGTCTCCAAGGCCGTCCCCTCCTCCAAGGGAGTCGAGGTGACGATCGAGCCGGGGGGCGGCGGCAAAACGGAGTCCATCACGGCCGACATGCTGCTCCTCGGAGTGGGGCGCAAGCCGAAGAGCGACGGGCTCGGGCTGGAAAAGACGAAGGTGGCGGTGGAGAAGGGCTTCGTGAAAGTGGACGATTCCTACCGGACCGCCGAGCCGGGCGTCTGGGCCATCGGCGATCTGGTGGGCAAGGCGCCGTTGGCGCACGTCGCCTCCCACGAGGCGGTGGCGGCCGTCGAGAGGATGGCCGGTCAGGAGCCGCATCCGCTCAACTACGACCAGATTCCCTGGTGCACCTACTGCGATCCCGAGATCGCCCGCATCGGATTGACCGAGAAGCAGGCCGTCGAGAGAGGGCATGCCGTGAAGAACGGCAAGTTCCCCTTCAGCGCCCTGGGACGCGCGCAGATCCTGGGAGAGACGGAAGGATTCGTGAAGATCGTCACCGATCAGAAATATGGCGAGGTCCTCGGGGTGCATATCATCGGCCCGAAGGCCACGGAACTGGTGGCGGAGGGCGCCGCGCTGCTGCGCCTGGAAGCCACCACCGAAGAAATTATCGCAACCATCCACGCCCACCCGACCCTGTCGGAGGCGATGGGCGAGGCGGCCCTCGACGTGCTGGGCCGCACGCTGAACCGCTGA
- a CDS encoding enoyl-CoA hydratase/isomerase family protein gives MPETLVNYRVDGPVALLELNAPPANTYSYEMMRQLDDAILRARFDDDVHVLILRGAGDKFFCAGADIRMLSEMTPRSKYYFCLHANETLNRLEQTPKLVIAALNGHTVGGGLEVALAADLRIARSGGGKIGVPEVALGVLPGTGGTQRLARLLGRSKALELMIAGKTFSFEEAAALGLVNQILEPEGFERGIIEQAHHYCPPRKAPLAVGAIKRAVLSGMESSFAEGLALERELQQQLFTSEDAKEGLAAYKEKRSPGFKAR, from the coding sequence ATGCCGGAAACACTGGTGAACTACCGGGTCGACGGCCCCGTCGCTCTGCTGGAGCTCAACGCCCCGCCCGCCAATACCTACAGCTACGAGATGATGCGGCAGCTCGACGACGCCATCCTGCGGGCCCGCTTCGACGACGACGTGCACGTCCTCATCCTGAGGGGGGCCGGCGACAAGTTCTTCTGCGCCGGCGCCGACATCCGCATGCTCTCCGAGATGACGCCGCGCTCCAAGTACTACTTCTGCCTGCACGCCAACGAGACCCTCAACCGGCTGGAGCAGACACCCAAGCTGGTCATCGCGGCGCTGAACGGCCACACTGTCGGCGGCGGACTGGAGGTCGCCCTGGCCGCCGATCTGCGAATCGCCCGGAGCGGCGGCGGCAAAATCGGCGTCCCCGAAGTCGCCCTCGGGGTCCTGCCGGGCACCGGAGGGACGCAGCGGCTCGCGCGGCTGCTCGGCAGGTCCAAGGCCCTGGAGCTGATGATCGCCGGCAAGACCTTCTCCTTCGAGGAAGCCGCGGCACTGGGGCTGGTGAACCAGATCCTGGAGCCGGAAGGATTCGAGCGCGGGATCATCGAGCAGGCGCATCACTACTGCCCTCCCCGCAAGGCCCCGCTGGCGGTGGGCGCCATCAAGCGCGCCGTCCTGTCGGGCATGGAGAGCTCCTTCGCGGAGGGGCTGGCGCTGGAGCGCGAGCTTCAGCAACAGCTCTTCACCAGCGAGGACGCGAAAGAAGGGCTGGCCGCCTACAAGGAAAAACGCTCTCCGGGGTTCAAAGCGCGTTGA